Within Wyeomyia smithii strain HCP4-BCI-WySm-NY-G18 chromosome 2, ASM2978416v1, whole genome shotgun sequence, the genomic segment CAGGATTGAGCATCGAGTCAGCGTGTCCGGTCGAATCTGACGGATTGTGCGATGAAGATATTTTGTTTCACACCGTTAGGCGGTGTTGGTGAGGAACGGATTTATCTGGTAAGCTTTTCATTCTTTTTATTATACTCCAAATTGCATTCTGGTTTTATTAGATAATGGCTTATAGTGGCGAAAATTCCCGCCATAATGGCACCGTTTTAATCGGAACAATAAAGCCTTATGTAGTTGGTAcatcttttttaaattatgcTGAAAGGCTtgaccacagacaaacagacgtgcctcttcgaagaaaaatgctgaaaaatcttcgtccttactcatgcgccaccatgtgagcttattgcctactaacttgttttcggtgcttattacgggagtcacttcacggtgaaatatatttcactctcacgctcacttcacttttttagacctattcccgattccacctcaagtgaggtgacaaaaatcacctccgtggagtgagattgacagtgaagtgaaaatgggAATAGAACAAGTGAAATgaaattgtttcccagctcaaaaatgtctaagtcccagaaagtcgttttttcccgtttttttagataacaccagatcttgacgtgttctgcatttctaagacattcggcatcaaaataatgtttttttcggtatcgaaaatgaccgctttaaggcacggatcaaactctgattcgcttcgttactgaagaataaatccaatatttaccattagatcacaaatcaatcaactttaagacttatggcaacttcgtggaatcatttcaccgttcaaaatggtcgtgaaataattccacgcgaaacgtcgctttttccgttcttacttcactgatatgacactcataataacccagattccacggcagatgtcacttcgcgacgttttttcacttacgtgagtcccgtaataggattttgttcacttcactctgatttcaccgtgaagtgactcccgtaataagcaccttcgtaaaacggtttttgtctttgctaatgggtgtgcacgcttgcttaaatcaacacaagcggcattactgatggttttCGTCTTTGATCATGAAAAGGCACgattgcttatagcgacactagcggcattattgcccactaagcaaaatttaaaattatcgttatttttctagTCGATGAAACCGTCTTCAAGTAgcatgtctgtttgtctgtggcttGACTATTTGTTCCAAGTTAATGGCATTACTGACGCCTGCTGTATATGAAGAACTTAAGCTTCTGTATCCTTCATCAGAAGATCTTAAATTAGTTTCTTATGCTGGTATTTCTAAAAAACTTAGAGAGCGCTTTGAAAGGGTTGTGTCAGACCTTATTCAAAGATACAAATTTCATAGTAGAGTACAAGGTTGGTTCTCGGGTCCTTTTCCTCCCGAACGAATTTTTCGTAGACTTCTCTTCAACGTATCCACAAATCTCTCCGCTAAGCCGTTGGATTGTGGATGATAAGGAGCGATACGAATATGACAAATACCCTGGCTGGAGCAGAAGATTCGAAATTCTTGGTTTGCATACTGGGTGCCGTTTTTTGACACGATTGTTTCCGGCACGCCGAATGTTGCAAATGAATGATTGAGCAGCTTGAGTGTGGCTTTTGTCGTTGTTGATTTGGTTACGTGCACCTCAGGCCATTTAGAGTAGAGGTCGACTATTACTAAAAAGTAGACTCCATCCACCGGTCCAGCGTCATCGATATGAATCCTAGACCAGGGTTTATCGGGAATTGGCCATGATTCCAGTGGCACCTTGGTAGGAGTTTTACCTGCAGTTGAACATGCTGCGCAATGTTTGACATAATCTTCAATTTGATCAATCGATGCCCGGCCAATATACAAAGCTTCGTGCTATAGCCTTCATTCGGACCATTCCTGGATGACCTCGATGAAATTGTTGCAAGATTCTTTGTCGAAAAACTTCTGGAACGATAACTCTGTCGCCGAACATTACACACCCATCGATTAGACTAAGCGTTTCACGTCTGTTGTAGTAAGGTTGAATCGCAGTGGAAAGATCCTTAGAACAAGCTGGCCAGCCATCACGGATGTGTTTAGCAATAGTTTGTAGAGTTGAGTTTGTTAATGTAGCCTTGCGCAATGCTGCGAATGACACCGGAACCTTCT encodes:
- the LOC129719782 gene encoding uncharacterized protein LOC129719782 is translated as MLNYDFDIQYIPTNEFGCADLLSRLIDRTKQPEEEFVIAALNLEEDLTSILSDVAEKVPVSFAALRKATLTNSTLQTIAKHIRDGWPACSKDLSTAIQPYYNRRETLSLIDGIHIDDAGPVDGVYFLVIVDLYSKWPEVHVTKSTTTKATLKLLNHSFATFGVPETIVSKNGTQYANQEFRIFCSSQGICHIRIAPYHPQSNGLAERFVDTLKRSLRKIRSGGKGPENQPCTLL